A single Carnobacterium inhibens subsp. inhibens DSM 13024 DNA region contains:
- the rsmG gene encoding 16S rRNA (guanine(527)-N(7))-methyltransferase RsmG, with the protein MNPEEFKKALEDKGMTVTEKQMEQFDQYLKLLQEWNEKINLTAITQKEEVYLKHFYDSITAGLYVDFKNGVQSLCDVGAGAGFPSIPLKIMFPQLEVTIVDSLNKRIQFLTLLAETLGLEGVHFYHDRAETFGQNKQFRESFDFVTARAVARMSVLAELCLPLTKKGGLFIALKASNTKEEMDEGQKAIATLGGKFREEFVFELPHEAGERHIVLIDKKKETPKKYPRKPGTPNKNPL; encoded by the coding sequence ATGAATCCTGAAGAGTTTAAAAAAGCCCTTGAAGATAAGGGAATGACGGTTACTGAGAAGCAAATGGAACAATTTGATCAATACCTTAAACTACTACAAGAATGGAATGAAAAAATTAATTTAACTGCAATCACGCAAAAAGAAGAAGTGTATTTAAAACACTTTTATGATTCTATTACAGCTGGTTTGTATGTGGATTTTAAGAATGGGGTCCAAAGCCTATGCGATGTAGGTGCAGGTGCCGGGTTTCCAAGCATCCCCCTAAAGATTATGTTTCCTCAATTAGAAGTCACAATAGTAGATTCATTAAATAAAAGAATTCAATTTTTAACTTTATTAGCAGAAACACTAGGATTAGAAGGGGTTCACTTCTACCATGATCGAGCAGAAACATTTGGACAAAATAAACAATTTCGTGAATCATTTGATTTTGTAACAGCTAGAGCAGTAGCTCGTATGAGCGTGTTAGCTGAACTGTGCTTACCTTTAACTAAAAAAGGCGGATTATTTATTGCGCTTAAAGCAAGCAATACAAAAGAAGAAATGGACGAAGGACAAAAAGCCATTGCTACACTAGGCGGGAAATTTCGTGAAGAATTTGTATTTGAACTTCCACATGAAGCTGGAGAACGTCACATTGTATTAATTGACAAAAAGAAAGAAACACCTAAAAAGTATCCTAGAAAACCGGGAACACCAAATAAGAATCCACTATAG
- a CDS encoding PTS transporter subunit IIC, producing the protein MKTYLLDRMYKASSGIANAIFVTIGIGLLLETIGNMTGLTILVIIGTAVKMLMAPAIGAGIAVMLGGNTLTIFSAMAAGAIGAGAIQTTADGMITIATGEPIGCLFAATIATFVGKRISGKTPLDMMAIPITAVLAGGIAGYYLNLVIAPFLNIVSAFISASVADSPVIGAAVISVVGGLVLMSPASSAAIAIALNLDPVSSAAMLVGTTSMYIGFSFVSMRQNNLGGFLAQFVCTPKVQLPNIVKNPRILIGPTLAAAVAAPISTVALGFTAPSALGGLGFCSLIAPLNIFVSQGSGSFAIYIITACLVPIAITIVVNKVLEKASWLRKGDMALVVE; encoded by the coding sequence ATGAAAACTTATCTATTAGATCGAATGTATAAAGCTTCATCAGGGATCGCAAATGCTATTTTTGTAACGATTGGGATCGGTCTACTATTAGAAACAATCGGAAACATGACTGGCCTTACTATTTTAGTTATTATCGGAACAGCTGTTAAAATGTTGATGGCTCCTGCAATTGGTGCTGGTATTGCAGTTATGTTGGGGGGAAATACTCTTACGATCTTTAGTGCTATGGCTGCTGGAGCAATCGGTGCTGGAGCTATTCAAACGACCGCGGATGGCATGATCACTATTGCCACTGGTGAACCGATTGGCTGTCTATTTGCCGCAACGATCGCTACTTTTGTTGGAAAACGTATTTCAGGGAAAACTCCATTAGACATGATGGCTATTCCTATTACTGCAGTCTTAGCTGGTGGTATAGCTGGTTATTACTTAAATCTTGTTATCGCTCCATTCTTAAATATCGTTAGTGCTTTTATCTCTGCTTCAGTTGCTGATTCTCCGGTTATTGGTGCAGCTGTTATTTCAGTTGTCGGTGGCTTAGTGTTGATGTCTCCAGCTTCTTCAGCTGCCATTGCTATCGCATTAAATCTTGATCCGGTTTCAAGTGCAGCTATGCTGGTGGGAACAACTAGTATGTATATTGGTTTTTCATTTGTCTCTATGCGTCAAAATAACCTTGGTGGATTCTTAGCCCAATTTGTTTGTACGCCAAAAGTACAATTGCCAAATATTGTTAAAAACCCTCGAATTTTGATTGGTCCCACTCTTGCTGCTGCAGTAGCTGCGCCTATTTCAACTGTTGCTCTAGGATTTACAGCTCCGAGTGCTTTAGGAGGATTAGGTTTTTGTTCTTTGATTGCTCCATTAAACATTTTTGTGTCTCAAGGAAGCGGATCTTTTGCTATTTATATCATTACTGCATGTTTAGTCCCTATCGCGATTACTATAGTAGTGAATAAAGTATTAGAAAAAGCTAGTTGGTTACGTAAAGGAGATATGGCTTTAGTAGTAGAATAA
- the mnmG gene encoding tRNA uridine-5-carboxymethylaminomethyl(34) synthesis enzyme MnmG, with the protein MNHYEAGDFDVIVVGAGHAGSEAALAAARMGSQTLLITINLDMVAFMPCNPSIGGPAKGVVVREIDALGGEMGRNIDKTYIQMRMLNTGKGPAVRALRAQADKFMYANEMKKTIEETKNLVLRQGIAEELIIEDGICKGIITNTGAIYRSKAVILTAGTSSRGQIIIGELKYSSGPNNSQPSIKLSESLLENGFELNRFKTGTPPRVKSSTIDYSVTEEQPGDEKPNHFSYETPNSAYLKDQLSCWLTYTNESTHQKIQDNLHRAPMFTGIVEGVGARYCPSIEDKVVRFSDKPRHQLFLEPEGRDTEEVYVQGLSTSLPEDVQQEILHSIEGLENAEMMRTGYAIEYDVVTPHQLRPSLETKVVENLFTAGQMNGTSGYEEAAGQGIMAGINAALKVQGKEPFVMKRSEGYIGVMIDDLVTKGTNEPYRLLTSRAEYRLLLRHDNADFRLTEIGHQIGLISQERYNTFLVKKAQLEGELERLGSIRLKPTTEIQTYLTEKNQAPLKDGILAKDFLRRPEVSYQDLLAFVPRDYELPIAVEEQVEIQVKYEGYIAKASQKVDKLKRMENKRIPENIDYAAINGIATEAKEKLIKIQPETIAQASRISGVNPADISILMVYVEQGKIAKV; encoded by the coding sequence ATGAATCATTACGAAGCTGGAGATTTTGATGTCATCGTTGTTGGTGCAGGTCATGCTGGATCAGAAGCAGCATTAGCCGCAGCAAGAATGGGAAGCCAAACGCTTTTAATTACCATTAATCTAGATATGGTTGCTTTTATGCCATGTAACCCATCAATCGGAGGTCCTGCTAAAGGAGTAGTAGTTCGAGAAATCGACGCTCTTGGCGGTGAAATGGGACGTAATATCGATAAAACGTATATCCAAATGAGAATGCTAAATACGGGTAAAGGACCCGCAGTTAGAGCTTTACGCGCTCAAGCGGATAAATTTATGTATGCAAATGAAATGAAAAAAACTATTGAAGAAACTAAAAACCTTGTTTTAAGACAAGGAATTGCTGAAGAATTGATTATTGAAGATGGTATTTGTAAAGGAATCATTACAAATACTGGTGCTATTTATCGTTCTAAGGCTGTTATTTTAACTGCAGGTACATCTTCACGTGGCCAAATCATTATCGGCGAACTGAAATATTCTTCTGGTCCAAACAATTCACAACCGTCTATTAAACTATCAGAAAGTTTATTAGAAAATGGATTTGAATTAAATCGTTTTAAAACTGGGACTCCTCCTAGAGTTAAATCCTCAACGATTGATTATAGCGTTACTGAAGAACAACCTGGGGATGAAAAACCAAATCATTTTAGTTACGAAACACCAAACAGTGCTTATTTAAAAGATCAATTATCATGCTGGTTAACGTACACGAATGAATCAACTCATCAAAAAATCCAAGACAACTTGCATCGTGCACCGATGTTTACCGGGATTGTTGAAGGAGTAGGCGCTCGTTACTGCCCATCAATTGAAGATAAAGTTGTCCGTTTTAGTGACAAACCAAGACATCAATTGTTTCTAGAACCTGAAGGACGCGACACAGAAGAAGTCTATGTCCAAGGTTTATCAACATCACTTCCAGAAGATGTTCAACAAGAGATTCTGCACTCCATTGAAGGATTAGAGAATGCTGAAATGATGCGTACAGGTTACGCAATTGAATATGATGTGGTTACGCCGCATCAATTGCGTCCCTCTTTAGAAACAAAAGTAGTTGAAAATCTATTCACTGCTGGACAAATGAATGGAACTTCTGGTTATGAAGAAGCTGCTGGACAAGGAATTATGGCTGGTATCAATGCAGCACTTAAAGTTCAAGGAAAAGAACCCTTTGTTATGAAACGTAGTGAAGGATATATCGGAGTTATGATTGATGATTTAGTGACTAAAGGAACGAATGAACCTTATCGTTTATTGACGTCTCGTGCAGAGTACCGGTTGCTTTTACGTCATGATAATGCAGATTTTAGATTAACTGAAATAGGGCATCAAATTGGATTGATTTCACAAGAACGTTACAATACATTCTTAGTGAAAAAAGCTCAGCTTGAAGGAGAACTAGAACGTTTAGGCTCTATTCGTTTGAAACCAACTACTGAGATTCAAACTTATTTAACTGAAAAAAATCAAGCGCCTTTGAAAGATGGTATTTTAGCTAAAGACTTCCTACGTCGTCCGGAAGTGTCTTACCAAGACCTTTTAGCATTTGTTCCTCGTGATTATGAACTGCCAATAGCTGTAGAAGAGCAAGTAGAAATTCAAGTGAAATACGAAGGATACATCGCTAAAGCTTCTCAAAAAGTGGATAAATTAAAACGTATGGAAAATAAACGTATACCGGAAAATATTGATTATGCTGCTATCAATGGTATCGCTACAGAGGCAAAGGAAAAGCTGATTAAAATTCAGCCTGAAACAATTGCCCAAGCTAGCCGTATTAGTGGTGTGAATCCAGCAGATATTTCGATTTTAATGGTTTATGTAGAACAAGGGAAAATAGCTAAAGTTTAA